The following is a genomic window from Vicinamibacteria bacterium.
ACGTGTGTGCGATCCGGGCACGGCTCGAGCGAGGAACGGGTTTGATGGCGGTCGTGAAGGCGAACGCTTACGGCCACGGGGCTCGCCTCGTCTCGCCCCTCCTTGCGGACCACGTGGACTGGTTCGGGGTGGACTCCTTGAGCGAGGCTTTGGAGATCCATGCCCTCGGTCTGGGACGTCCGATTCTCATTCTCGGGCACACCGAAGCCGAGAACCTCGAGACCGTCGTCCGTCTCGGCCTTCGACAGGCCCTTTTTCGGCGAGACAGCGCTCGGGCGATGGCTCGGGCGGCGGAACGAATGGGAAAGCCCGCGCTCGCTCACCTCAAGATCGAGACCGGCCTCAACCGACTCGGTGGCTCCCCATCCGATATCGATTTGACTGGGATTCAGATCGAAGGCGTCTACACGCATTTTGCGGACGTGGAGAACGGGAGCTCGGATTTCTACCGCATCCAGCTCGAACGCCTCCGTGAGGCGGCATCGTTGTTCGAAGGCGTCCTGGTGCATGCCTCGCCCACGGCTGGGGTGCTCCTTCACCCCGATGCCCACTGCGACCTGGCGCGAGTCGGAATCGGCCTCTTTGGAATCTGGCCGTCTCCCGACTCGCGCGTCGAAGTCCCGCTGAGGCCCGTCCTGACGTGGAAGAGCCGTCTGGCGCAGGTCAAGAGGGTTTCGAGAGGCGCGAGCGTCGGTTACGACTGCACCTACCGAGCCGAAAGCGATCGAGTCATCGGCGTCGTTCCCGCAGGCTACTACGATGGCTACGACCGGAGGCTGTCGAACCGGGGCTACGTGCTCGTGCGCGGCGAGCGTGCCGCGGTCGTGGGACGTGTCGCGATGAACATGTTCATGGTGGACGTGACCGGCCTTGGCGCGGAGGAGGACGACGAGGTCGTCCTGCTCGGGGATGGCATCTCGGCCGACGAGATCGCACGTCTGAGTGGGACGATCGCTTACGAGGTCGTGGCCCGCTTGAATCCGCTCCTGCCCCGGAGGCTCGTCGGAGCTCACCGCGAGACGACTCACGAGGCGCCACCCGAATAGCTGCGCACCCCCGCGACACTCAATCGGTTAGAATGCCGTGGGCTCAGCGATGTTTCAGCGTCAAAGGGAAGGCTCGGTCCTCTGCGCGTCGTGCAATCGGCTCGTCGGTGTGAACGACGAGAAGTGCCTCAACTGCGGACGTCGCAACCCCGGTCTCTACGGCTTCGGCGCCGCAATCCGTGCGCTCGGGCGCGACTTCGGCTTCGTCAAGCTCGTGATCGCTGGCTCGATCGGTCTGTT
Proteins encoded in this region:
- the alr gene encoding alanine racemase → MGSSWLEIDAGRLVGNVCAIRARLERGTGLMAVVKANAYGHGARLVSPLLADHVDWFGVDSLSEALEIHALGLGRPILILGHTEAENLETVVRLGLRQALFRRDSARAMARAAERMGKPALAHLKIETGLNRLGGSPSDIDLTGIQIEGVYTHFADVENGSSDFYRIQLERLREAASLFEGVLVHASPTAGVLLHPDAHCDLARVGIGLFGIWPSPDSRVEVPLRPVLTWKSRLAQVKRVSRGASVGYDCTYRAESDRVIGVVPAGYYDGYDRRLSNRGYVLVRGERAAVVGRVAMNMFMVDVTGLGAEEDDEVVLLGDGISADEIARLSGTIAYEVVARLNPLLPRRLVGAHRETTHEAPPE